A segment of the Candidatus Nitrososphaera gargensis Ga9.2 genome:
ATAAACGATAGGACTGGCGATTTGATTGCAGAATTTGCAAAGGTTGAAAGGTGGCAGAGGCGCGACGCTATTTTGGCTTAAGGCGGTCTTGCAATTGCTTGATTGCCCGTCTGTTGAACGGTCGCACAAGAGGGCATCCGGCGACAAAACGTCAATGTCGCTCATGTAGGTCATAAAGTTGTCCCGGTATCCTCGTCAAGTTTCGTCGTTTGGCACGGCGTAGGAAAACAAGCGCCGACTAACACTTGAATTCAAGCACACGTTGCGGTTTGTCCTTGGACGTCGCTCGTGTTGAAAAAGCGGCCCTGTCCTTGGTTTTGTTTTGAACGGCAATTCCTTATATTGCACGGCGCCCGTGCACCAAATTCAATCTTAAAGAGGTTGTTAAGGTTCTGCTTTCGTTTTACATTGTTTAATTAATGTTCTGAATCCATGGGTTTTATGCAAAAAGCTCTTTTTGTTTAAAAACTAACTTATTCTATTGATATCAGATCAAATGCAACGATTTGCGATAATAGCCGCTCCTTCATACTACGGCTACGACCAATGGGAGTTGAGTATCTTCCAGAAGCAATGAAAGCTGCAGGCTTGCTAAGGAGATTGAACGTTGAATATGTGGCGGAGGTCTCTCCACCAGAGTATAATTCAAAGCGTGATGAAGAAACGCTGCTACTGAATCCCAAAGCGATCAGACGATATTCAAAACAGCTTGCAAATGTCGTGGCTAATGTGTTGTAGGGGGAGACGATTTCCCATAGTGCTTGGTGGCGACTCCAGCATTATCATCGGCAATCTGTTAGCCTTGCGCAGACTGGGAAGATACGGGTATTCTTCATAGACGGTCACGCTGATTTTTATCAACCAGAGGCATCTCCTACAGGAGAAGTTGCTGATAGGGATCTGGCGATCGTGTCTGGTCGAGGTCCAGATGTTCTTACCAACATAGATGGTCTGAAACCGCTTGTTCGAGATGAAGAATCATCTTGATGCCGAACAAGCAAAAAGTTATGGCAGCCAAGACGTAGGCGAGACCGACATCAACATTTATGATTTTGATAAGATACAAAAATTGGAATCGCAAAAACTGCTTCAGAGGCTATTAAGAAACTAATGAACAGTGGAATCCAAGGTTTTTGGATTCACAGATGTTGATGTATTGAATGATAAAGATATGCCAGCAGTTGATTATCGCCTTTCTGGTGGGCTGAGCTACGGAGACATAAGCCAACTCTTGCAAATCTTGCTTGGAACTGGAAAAGCAGTTGGAATGGATATCGCTATTTTTAATCCTAAACTAGATTCAGATGGTTCAATAGCACGCAGGTTGGTATCTAGCCTAGCGTCTGGGTTAGCCAGTCATTAGCAGGTATACCTCAAAAAATACCTGTCTAAAAGTTACAGGCTTTAAAAGTATCGACACGAACACAACCGACTTTATACGCATACACAAAGACGAATCCTGTCAGGATCAGGCGAGTCTGTGCATATGGCAGCACGGCTGCATCCGATACCAAAGGATGAACAAGATAGATGTGACTCGTCCTGACCTGATCAGCGTATAACATGACAGCGAGCTCCTTTAAGACTACTGCAAGAATATTCTGGAAAGCATCTCCATACAGATATTTTACTCGGTAATAATGGACTTTCTTCCCCATTGAATCCGATAATAGTGGATCACCATCGTTACAAGAAGTGCAGAGCAAACGATGGTAAAGAACGCGACTAAAAGGCTGTCTTGGTAGTCTTGGTGATGGTGGTGGAGTCCGGCCGATTTTACCGAAACAATCGCGTCTGCAGCCTGCAGCGAAGAGGCAAGGGCGGCGGCGACCACAGCAAGAGCCAATGGCAACAGCAGGGTCCTCATCCGCCATGTTGAACTATAAAAGATATTAAAGTAATAATCATGAAAAGTGCCGCACCGTATATTCTAACAAATAATTTGAAAATTATGATATGACAAATGTTCGACGATAGCCTAAATTACTAAAGACTAACAATAATACATCAAGACATAGATGGACAGAGTGTTGTGATCCGATCAGGCGGCTCCAGACGTATTTCTTCTATCCCCAAAAATTCCGCCGAACCTTCTGGTCGGCTCTGACCTTTGGGCAGGGTACGAGTGAGGTATTGACGAGATCCTGCCTATCACAGGGATCTGCGAGCGTATGGCCGCCTCTATGTTGACGAGCAGGAGCTCCACGTCGGCAAGCCTCTTGTTGCCATCGATTTCAAGGTGCACTTCGGCTTGGGCAAGCGCGCCGGCGGGACGCAAAAGCACCGACTTTACCCGGATGTTTTCGTCTTTGAACTTCTCTTCTACGATCCTTTTCACCATTTCTGTTATTCTGGGGTTCTGCCATGAGTCAACCAAGATGAGCGACGACTGCTTGAGTGAAATGTACGATACTGAGAATATGTAGCCGGCAATAATGATGCCACCTATTGCATCCATCTGCAGGAATCCAAACTGGGACGCAATGAGAACGCTCACAAAGCCAATAATGGACGCAGAGCCGTCCTTTATCGAGTTCTTCGCATCCGTCTTGAGCGAAAGCAGGTTGTACCTGTTGGCAATAGAATTCATCTGGAACGCCCGGTGGAGCGACACTGCGCCGGCGGCCGCCAGCACGATCATGGTCAGCACCGGCTGCTGGATCACCCGCGGGTGGAGCAATGCCTCGTACGAATGATACAGGATGAACCCACCTATCGCGACCATGCCTATTGCTGCAATGAGCGCGGCAAAGCTTTCCACCTTGTGGTAGCCGAAGGGGAACTTTCTGTCTGCCGGCTTGTGGGCCATGCGCAACCCTACGAGGACTATGAGCGATATCATTGCGTCCGAGAGCGAGTCGATGCCGTCTGCGGTCGCCACGACGCTGCCGCTCACCTGCCCCATCAGTATTTCGACAACTCCTATGCTGACCAAGGTTACCACAGAGATCTTGGCGATCCTCTGGCCCGCAACTAGGCCTTCGTTTACAAGATCCGCCGGCCTTCCGGCTGGGGGCTTAATCACGATATAGTATATTTTTGCAGACCATTGTATTTAATGCCGTATGGAAGATGCTTCTGGTATGGAGCTCGTTTATGTAGTTCTTATAAAGATAAATTAAACCCCACCAGATTACCGATCGTCCAGTTGGCCCTGAGAACTCTTTCTGATCTGCCAGACTCGCAATTTGACGGGAAAAGGGTGCTCGTGAGAGTCGATTTCAACGTCAGCGTAAACAACGGCGCGGTTGGCGAGGACTATAGGATCCGCATGTCCATTCCTACTATCGAATACCTGACAAAGCGCGGCGCCAAGGTGATACTAGCCTCGCACCTTGGAAGGCCGGAAGGGCGCGACAGACAGTATTCGCTTGCGCCTGTTGCAAAACGCTTGTCAGACATTGTTGGTGGCAAGTCAAGGCCGGCGATACGCTTTGCAGATGACTGCGTCGGCGTTGAAGTGGAGGACGAAATAAGCAAGATGAACAAGGGCGACGTGCTCTTGCTTGAAAACCTGCGCTTCCATAAAGAGGAGGAGCTGAACGATCCAGAGTTCAGCAAGAGGCTCGCATCGCTTGCAGACATTTACGTCAACGATGCCTTTAGCACTTCTCACAGGAAGCATTCCTCCACCTATGGCGCCGCCTGGCTCTTTGACATCAGGCTTGCAGGCTTTAACCTGAGCAAGGAGGTCGAATACCTGTCCATGATAAGGGAGAACCCGATCAAGCCCTTCAAGATCGTAGTCGGCGGGGTCAAGATAAAGGACAAGATAGGTGCGCTTGAACATCTGCTACCAAAGGCTGACAAGGTAATGATAGGAGGAGCTGCTGCGTATACATTCCTCAAGGCAGAGGGAATCAAGACAGGCAACTCGCTCATAGATGAAGAGCGCCTGCCATGGGTCACAAAGGCTCTGTCAACATACGGCGACAAGATAATGCTCCCTACAGACCATGTCTGCGCAAATTCGCCAAACGATAATTCAGTCACGATGGTAAGGGGAGACATCCCAAACGGCATGTCCGGCTTTGACATTGGCAACGAAACGATAGAACGCTACTCTGCAGAGGTAGGAGGCAACGGCGGAGGCACCATCTTTTGGAACGGGCCGATGGGCATGTTTGAGATCAGGGCATTTTCAAACGGCACCATAAACATCGCCAAGAGCATGGCGCTTGCGTTCTGGCGCGGAAGCAAGACGCTCATTGGCGGGGGAGACACCCTTGAGGCGATGAAAAAGTCGGGCGTGGCAGAAAATGAAGTGAGCCACGTGTCTACAGGCGGCGGGGCAACCCTGCGCTACCTTGCAGGCGACGAGATGCCCGGCGTTGTAATTCTGAACGGCCATTAAGCCCTTGGCGGTGCAGCCGGCACGAGCGTTTTGCCCCTAGGCCATATTTCCCTCTTGAGCACATCCCACTCGATAGATATCCTTCCCGGGCCGGTGATAAGTAGGCTTGCCGCCATCACCAAGAGTAGCGGGTCAACTTCAAAGCCGCCAACAAATTCTCTTGAGAGCTTGATTACAAGCGTCGTGCTCAACATCAGTATTATGTATAACGCGGCAGTGATCCTCTAATTATGCCGGCGAATATGGCTATTGCGCCGCCAATTTCTGGAGTCGCTATAACAAAGGCGACCTCGGGCGGCAGACTAATGCGGCCGACGAATCCCCTGCACCTGTCCAAAGTCTGTAAGGCTGGGCACCCGGTGGGCAAGGAACGTTATTCCCATCATTATCCTGAGTGGGAGCGGCCCAAACTGCATCAACCGCAGAGAATTCACAGCAAGCGTTCTAGATCGCTAGCCATAGTTTAAGATCATTGGTACAACCACAGAACAGACGATGATGATGTCCTTAGATAACGTTGACCCTGACTGCCTTCAGGACCGACACGTCATCATTGCCCGCGCCTATCATTATGACATACTGACCTGCGGCGAGGTCTTCAGCTGGCATGAATACATAGGATACCTGCTTTGAGCCCCCTCCCGATATGGAAACTGATTCTTCGCTGAATATGCCAGTTGAATTACCAAGCATGCTGTTTGGCGTGAACGTGCCGGCCGCCATCATTTTGCCGCTGAAGTCCCCAGAAGCATCTATCGTGACCCTGATTTCTGTGCTATCGCCCCTTGCCACTGTCACCTCCCCGTCTGGTGCAGAGACGGAGATTGGAACCTGCTTTGCAGCGTCCAGCCTGCCTATCTTGTTTTCAGTCCATTCTGAGAACCACGCCTGATTGTCCTGTCCCACTGCAAACTGCAGGACGTTTGCAATGCCGCAAGTGTCTGAGCCTGGAGGACAAGCTGCCCAGTTCTTGTTCTGTGAGGGGATCCAGTACTCTGTCAGTACAAGATTTTCAGGGTCAAAGCGGGCCATCTTGTTGCCTGTGTGTTCGTTGAACCAGATCGAGCCATCCGGACCTGTCGCCATCCAGTACGGCCACGTCTGAGCATTTGCAGGTGTTGTTCCGCCGAAAATCTTGGGCGATGCTATGGATGTCACAAACTTTGTTATCTCGTCCGCCACCGGATCGTACTTGAAGAAGATATTTGTACCATGATCGGTGACCCACAGGTTGCCCGAGTTGTCAAGCGTTGCGCCTACCGGCGAGCTAAGGCTGGCGGGAAGATCGACTGTGCGCACAAACGAGTTTGTATCAATGTCATACTGGAAAAGCTGGCCTTTCTGCTGGAAGGAGAGAAGCGAGACCCACAGATCATTTCTTTGCTCGTCAAGCACAAGCAGACCTGAAGTAACGATGCCAGAAACCCCTTCAAAGCCCTCCAGCGGCAAGGGAATTTCTGTAAAGCCTTCCGAAGTTCCACTCTTCATTTTTGAAACATCGCCAAAGAAGATTGATTTCGAGTTTATCCCAATGAGATAGATATTGCCGTTTGCATCAAATTCCATGTCCGAAGGATATCTTGCAGGCACCCTGAACACGTCAAACGACTCTGATGCCTTGTTGAATCTCCAGATCGCGTTGTTCTGATCCGTAAACCACACGTAGTCACCATTAGCCTTGACTGTCCATGACATTTGCCACGACCCTAAGTTTGTAAACGGCTGCTCGCGGGTCGGCCATTCGGGAATGTTGTATTCGTTGAACCTGTTTTCCGCAACATCATAGCTGCCAAGGAGGCCGCGCTTTGCAGACACGTACCATACCTGACTGCTGCCATCAGCGGCAATCCCAACCGGCATTTCACAGTCTGATTGTAGCACAAATTCAATTACGTACGCGTTAGAGTTTGGGCTTGTATCGGTACCACAAAATTGCTCTTGGAACCGTTGCAGCGTATCCTGTTCATTGTTCGGACCGCCGGGAGGCGGGCGCGCAAACACTGAAACAGAGACCGCGGCAACCGCGACTATCCCAATTATCGCATAAACAATGATCTTTTTAGACGAAGATGACGATGAGCGCGAGGTACGAGAGGAACTTGGCACAGCGAGAAATCCGATTTTCTACCATATATCTCTAGTGCCATAGGAGGTGGCGCATAGGCAGAAATACCACATCAGAAGTAAAATATTGTCCCGTTTGGCCGCAGAAAAAGCAGAGGGGCACAGACAGTATGCAGTTGCAGGCTACCTGTCGGTATTGCTTGCCTCCGCGCTGTTCGGCTCCGTGTTCACGCTGGCAAAAGTCCCCCTCGCCACCATGGATCCGCTTGCGCTGTCGGCCATAATCTACACCATCGCCGGTCTTGGCTTGCTCCCGTTTGCAAAGGCGTCGTTCAGGCTCGCCACAAGGCGCGAGTATTACTATCTTGCAATAGTAACAATTTTTGGCGCGGTGGCCGCGCCGGTGCTCCTGCTCTATGGGCTCCAGCAGACAAATGCCGCTGATGCGGCAATACTGGCAAACGGCGAGATCGTGTTTACCATATTGCTCTCTGCGATGTTTTTTGGTGAAAAGCCGCACGGAAGAGTTGGGCTGTTCGCCGTCATTCTAGTGGTCATCGGGCTCTTCATAGCAACAACAGACCTGAAAGTATCAGAAACCATACTGGAGTTCAACGCTGGCAACCTCATGATACTGGTGTCCATGCTCATGTGGGCAATAGACAACAACATCAGCAGGCGGCTGACATCAAATGTGAGCCCAGCCAAGATTGCAATGGTCAAGTCGCTTTCTGGCGGGCTTGTACTCCTTGCAATTGCTCTGGCTCTCGGCAAGTCAGACTCGATTGCAAGCATAGAGCCCAGCCTCTGGCTCATAATAGCGGGCATGTCAGTTTCCGGGTTTGGCGGCGCGCTCTTGCTATTCCTACAGGGAATCAAGAGGATAGGAACGGTCAAGACAATGTCAGTGTTTTCCATGACCCCGATATTTGGCATAGTCATAGCGGCGATTGCGCTTGGCGAATCGATAAGCGTGTTTCAAGGAATTGCAACCGGTCTGATAATCATGGGCATCCTGCTTGTGAGCCGCCACTAGAGCAGCTTTAGGTCGTTTGTCACCTTGTCGATCAGGTCTGCTGGCGCAGGGCCTATTCCTATGCAAGTGGTCGTGCCCGGTGGTATCTGTGTCAGCCCGCTGTCCTGCACCTGCACGACAGGCAGCCTGTAGCTTTCTGCCCGCTTTCTTATTTCCATCAGCTCTTCCATGCTCTTTACCTTCACTACGACCTTGGCTTGACCACCCTCAAACCACGCGTCAAACCACGCCCGCCTGTGCGCCTTTGTTTTTTCTGCGCCCATCACGGCAGCGTGCGCCACCTGCGCCGCTATCTTGCCTGTTCCCATGCCAAGGTCCCGCCTGACCACCATCACCTGTTTGAACTCCACCTGACGCTCTGTGATAGTTTAATTAACAGAGTGAAAAATACATTGCTGGTCTTTTGCGAGATGCCGGGCTATGATGTGATAGTTGCAGGCGGTAGTGTTTCCGGCCTGCTTGCAGCACGCGAGGCCGCGGCTGGCGGCCTCTCTGTGGCTGTCCTTGAGGAGGACTCGGAGATAGGGACGCCGGAGCACTGCGGTGGGCTTGTGAGCATAGCAGGCATACGGAACATAGGCATCGTGCCAGACGCAAGTGCAGTAGAAAACACCAAGATCGCGCGGGCTAAGATCCTCTCTCCCTCTAGCGGCTTTGAGATCAGCGCAGAAAAGCAAAAAGTGATGGTGCTTGATAGGCGGGCTTTTGACAAGCAGATCGCATTTCAGGCGCAAAAGCTGGGTGCCGAAATAAAGGTAAAATGCGCCATGCGATCGTTTTCAAAAAAAGAAGACGACGGCCCCACCTACATTGTCAAGACCTCTGAAGGCGACCTTGTATGCAAATATTTCGTAGACGCAAGGGGCGTCGCGTCGATAATCGCCAGAAACAGAGAAGGCGTCCTCCAGTCAGCACAGTATGAAGTTTATGCGCCGTGGATAGAGCGGGACACCATCGAAGTCGCGTTTGACAACCAGCGTTATCCCGGCTTTTTTGCGTGGATAATACCTACTGCGCAGGGAAGCGGCAAGGTCGGAGTGGCTGGCAGGGGCATCAATGCGGCAAGCGCGCTCCAGTCATACATTGATGGCAAGGGTAAATGCTCAATCGTGCGCAAAGTATACGCATCCATATGGGTCAACGGCCCGATGGAAAACCTTGTGTCTGACAGAATGATAATAGTGGGCGATGCGGCTGGCCAGAGCAAGCCCACCACCGCAGGCGGCATCTATACCTGCGGCATGGGAGGCGTGCTTGCGGGGCGAGCAGTGGCAGAGGCAGCCAGAAAGAATGATGACAGGCTTTTGGCCCAGTACGAAAAAGATTGGCGATCGATGTTTGGCGCAGAGTTTGAAAAGATGCTGCTTGCAAGGAAGCTCTTGGAACGACTCGACAACAAGGCCATAGACGAGCTCTTTTCAGCTGTGCCGCCAGAAAAGATCGAGGAGGCATCGGCCAGCGGCGACTTTGACTTTCATTCCGCCGCTCTGGCCAAGATTCTCGGCGCAAAGAGCGCCACCCGGATGGCCAAGGCGCTACTTGGCAACGAGATCAGGCGCCTGATTGACATCAGCTAAGCAAGATATAAATTCGGTTAACCTTAAGAGAGCACGTATATGTCCAAGCCATTGCAATTGCCGGTCTGCACATCATGCAGCAGGCCGATTATGCCTAACGATGAATGTGTCAAGTATTACTGTCCAAACTGTGGCTACGTGCTCATATGGCGTTGTGAATCCTGCCGCGAGTTTGCGAGACCTTACAAGTGCGTAGGGTGTGCTTTTGAGGGCCCATAGACATGGCACGGCTAGTAGCCAGAATAAGGATAATGCCTGCAGACGCCGAGTCCAACCTTGACAGCGTCGTCAATTCTATAAAAAGCTCCTTGCCTGAAGGAATGGAGATGAAGGGCCACGCGATGGAGCCGATCGCCTTTGGGCTAAAGGCCATAGTCGGAGACTTTCTGCTGGAAGACGCAGAAGGGCAGATGGACAAGCTGGAGGAGTCGATCAAGAATGTCGAAGGCGTCGGCGAGATCGAAGTGATGAATATCAGCAGGCAATCAGTAAAAATGAAGTAGTAGCAATGCAGGAGGCTTTTACAGTTTGAAAAAGGTGCGCACTGGGAGCGACGAATCATCTCCCATCCAGCTCAGGGTAGCTGAGGCCAAGCACCGCGACGTGGGCAAGCGGCGGGCAAGGATAGACGCGCGCTACATGGATCACTTGGGAATTCAAGCCGGCGAGGTCGTCGAGCTTGTGGGCAAGCGCAGCACTGCAGTAACGGCATGGCCGGCTGACGAGGAAGAAAAAGAGAGCGACATTATCAGGATAGATGGGCAGACGAGAAAGAACGCCGGCGTAGGACTCAATGATCTCTTGAACGTCAGAAAGATCGACTGCAAGCAGGCCAAGAGCGTGACCCTCATGCCACTTGGCGACAGTACCATTACTGTCGACAAGGAGTTTTGCGACTTTGTAAAGAACAGGATCAAGGGCTACCCCGTGAACGAGGGCGACGAGATTTCAGTAGTCATCTTGGGCAACCAGATGGACTTTAAGGTAGAAAGGGTCTCGCCAAAGGCCATAGCAAGAATAGAGAGGCAGACAAAGCTCACCATAATGGCCGAGATCACAAGCGACAGAAAGCCGCGCGTGACCTACGAAGAGATAGGTGGCATGAAAGAGCAGATAAAGCGCCTGCGCGAGATCGTGGAACTTCCGATGCGCCACCCCGAGGTCTTTGCAAGGCTTGGCATAGAGCCACACAGCGGGATCCTGATGTATGGGTCGCCGGGCTGCGGCAAGACCCTGATCGCAAAAGCTCTTGCGTCAGAGTCTGAGGCGAACTTTTTCATAATCAACGGCCCCGAGATCATGAACAAATACTATGGCGAGACAGAAGCGAGGCTGCGCGACATCTTTAAAGAGGCGCGCGAGTCTTCGCCCAGCATAATATTCATCGACGAGATCGACGCCATCGCCCCAAAGAGAGAGGAGGCATTTGGCGATGTCGAAAAGCGCGTCGTGGCGCAGCTCCTTGCGCTCATGGACGGCATGTCCGAGAGGGGTCAAGTCATCGTACTTGGCGCCACCAACAGGCCGGAGAGCCTGGATCCTGCGCTGAGGCGTCCCGGCAGGTTTGACAGGGAAATAGAGATAGGTGTCCCAAACGCTGAAGGCAGGCTTGAGATACTGCAGATACACACCCGCGGCATGCCACTCTCTGACGACATCAACTTGCAAGAGCTTGCGTCAGAGCTCCATGGATACACCGGCGCGGACATCAAGGCGCTGTGTAGAGAGGCCGCCATGAAGGCGCTCAGGCGATACCTGCCAGAGATAGACCTTGAAGGAGACAAGATATCGCCAGAGATCCTTGAAGGCATGGTCATAACAAACCGCGACTTTAAGGAAGGCATGAAAGAGATCGTCCCGACCGCAATGAGGGAATTCTACGTCGAAGTCGCGCGCATAAAGTGGAACGACGTCGGCGGCCTGTACGAGGCAAAGCGCACCCTGCATGACAACCTCATAACGGCCATCAGGGAGCCGGACAAATTTGCCAAGATGGGCATCAGGCCGCCGCGAGGGGCTCTGCTCTACGGGCCGCCGGGCACCGGCAAGACGCTCCTTGCAAAGGCGCTTGCCACAGAGAGCAATGCAAATATCATCGTAGTCCGCGGGCCCGAAGTGCTCAGTAAGTGGGTAGGAGAATCTGAAAAGGCAATCCGCGAGATCTTTCGAAAGGCCAAGTCCTCGTCGCCATGCATTGTCGTCTTCGATGAGCTGGACTCGCTTGCAAGGCCGAGAGGACAAGAAGAGGACATGTCAGGCAACGAGCGGGTCCTCAGCCAGATACTGACTGAAATGGACGATTCAGGAAGCGCCGGCGTGGTAGTGATAGGCATAACTAACCGGCCTGACCTCATTGATACGTCGCTGCTCCGACCTGGAAGGCTGGACCTGATCTTGTATGTCGGGCCGCCGGACGAAAAGGCCAGACAGGAGATATTGAGGATAATAACGCAGCCGATGCCCCTTGCAAACGACGTCGATCTGGCAGGCATCGCCCAGTCCACAAAGAGCTTTAGCGGAGCCGACCTTGTGGCGCTGTGCAGAGAGGCCGCGGTGAACGCCATGCAGAGCAAGTCAGAGATCATATCAAACGCCGACTTTGCCAAGGCAATAAGGCTTGTCCGGCCGTCGATAACAAAGGACGTCGAAGACTGGTACGAGTCGATAAAGAAAAACATCACATATGCGATGCCCAAACAGATAGACAAGACATTCTACGGCTGATTATCACATTATATAGCTGATGATACGGACAGATTGCAAAACAAAAGTTTTTGCTTGCTATAGTAGAAAATGTTTTTCTTGTTCTGTTGATATAACGCCCAGATGCACGGCCAAGGTGGCAATATGAATATTTATCATATAAGATTTTATAGTAAAACTCCATAAGGATTAAGTAACATAAGGCTCTTCCATAAACATTGAAGACAATAGGTCCTTTTTGGTTGCAACATTCCTGATTGGAATGTTGTTGTCCATTGCAAGGCTAGATTCAGCATACGCGACAACATCCGCTCCCACTCCAAGCGGAGGATCAGAGACTGCAATACTGGTAATAGGAGACCAAGAGTTTGACATCCAGTACACGATAAACGGCGGTACTTTAGAGGAGAGGATGACTGCCGACCCAGCGCTGAAAACTTTGCTGGTTACAATTTCTTCCACATCAGACGGCAATCTCACCATCGGGCTTCCAACCGAAGCGATAGATGCAGAGGACAATGAGTTCTCTGTCTTTGTCGATGGCGAATTCAGGAATTTTGTCGTTGACGAACTAAAGCGAACCGCGGACGCCAGAGTTCTCTATATCGAATTTGAGAATGGGACTGAGGAAATTGAAATAGTTGGTACATCCATGGCGAGAGAAGAAGACGAGGAGCCAGAGCCCGCGCCGCAGACGTTCTCTGTGGAAATAGAAGACCGTAGCTACGACATTCCTTACAAAGTCACCGGCGGCTTTGTGCAGAGCGTTAGTGCAGACATCGAGTCAAAGAGTCTAACGGTTTCCATCTCCTCAAATACCAGTGGCATTCTCGCGCTCTGGCTACCAACCGAAATGATAGATGCAGATGATGAATTCTCTGTGCTTATCGATGGTCAAGCCGCCAACTTCACTGAGCTGGACTCTACTGATGACGCAAGAGTCCTCCAAGTGGAATTCGAAAATGGAAGCGAAGAAATCGAGATCGCAGGTACCTTCATAGTTCCAGAGTTGGCAGTTTGGCAATTCTGGTGACATCAATAGCGATCGTCGGAACAATCGCTGCGACAAGAAGGATCCATAAATTTGGCGGCCTACAAATATAGCAGAGTTTTTTCTTATCTGCTCCTATACATCCCTTTTCATTTTTAAGACAGAGCATAAAACCGTATGCAGAGGATATTGCAAGCTCAAAAGAATATAACCAGCCGCGTGCCAATAGCAAGACATTCTACGGGTAACAACATGAAATATCCCATCCGGAACCTTATGTATGAAAAGATAAGGCAGGCAGGCACGTTGACCGATGCTGACCTCATGAAAGACCTGTCAAAGGACGGCGTCACGCTTGCCGAGTCAGAGTTTAACAAGACACTTTTAGACCTCGAAATATATGGCCTAGTCAGGGTCTCGTGGGTGACAAAAGACAAACGCAGGATCGAGCTGGTCGCCGATTCCGGCACTGCTAGCTGAGAAGCTGGATAGGCAGAGGATAGTAGAACAGCGCGTCGACTGCGAGCGCCACGAATATTGCCACAAGATACGGTGCGGTAACCTTGTACGCCTTCCAAGCAAATTCCGGCGTTGGATTCTTTGTCAGCTTGTAATGGTAGGCAAGCATCAGCGAGCCAGAGACTGCCGCGACTGCGGTGTAGAGCACGCCAGGGCCAAAGAATGCAATTGCCACAGAGTATGGAAGCAGTATTGCAGTGTTGAGCAGGATGTAGCTTGCAGTCTTTTGGTTGCCGATCAGCACAGGAAGCATGGGCACCCGCACGCTTGCGTATTCTTCCCTTGCCCTTATCGCAAGGCACCAAAAGTGCGGAGGTGTCCACATGAACACGAGCCACCCCACCAGAAACCCAAGCAGATCCATCGAGCCTGTGACAGCGGCCCA
Coding sequences within it:
- a CDS encoding CDC48 family AAA ATPase codes for the protein MRTGSDESSPIQLRVAEAKHRDVGKRRARIDARYMDHLGIQAGEVVELVGKRSTAVTAWPADEEEKESDIIRIDGQTRKNAGVGLNDLLNVRKIDCKQAKSVTLMPLGDSTITVDKEFCDFVKNRIKGYPVNEGDEISVVILGNQMDFKVERVSPKAIARIERQTKLTIMAEITSDRKPRVTYEEIGGMKEQIKRLREIVELPMRHPEVFARLGIEPHSGILMYGSPGCGKTLIAKALASESEANFFIINGPEIMNKYYGETEARLRDIFKEARESSPSIIFIDEIDAIAPKREEAFGDVEKRVVAQLLALMDGMSERGQVIVLGATNRPESLDPALRRPGRFDREIEIGVPNAEGRLEILQIHTRGMPLSDDINLQELASELHGYTGADIKALCREAAMKALRRYLPEIDLEGDKISPEILEGMVITNRDFKEGMKEIVPTAMREFYVEVARIKWNDVGGLYEAKRTLHDNLITAIREPDKFAKMGIRPPRGALLYGPPGTGKTLLAKALATESNANIIVVRGPEVLSKWVGESEKAIREIFRKAKSSSPCIVVFDELDSLARPRGQEEDMSGNERVLSQILTEMDDSGSAGVVVIGITNRPDLIDTSLLRPGRLDLILYVGPPDEKARQEILRIITQPMPLANDVDLAGIAQSTKSFSGADLVALCREAAVNAMQSKSEIISNADFAKAIRLVRPSITKDVEDWYESIKKNITYAMPKQIDKTFYG